In Lolium rigidum isolate FL_2022 chromosome 3, APGP_CSIRO_Lrig_0.1, whole genome shotgun sequence, the genomic window CAAACCAGGAACTCCGTCCAGCATCAGCGTCGAGGAAGAAGAAAAACAGCAGCAGCAAATCATaccgacaaggaggaagaagggtcttTCTCCCACCAGCAGAACGCTCGACCATCTGGCCGATTTTGGCGTCGACACGTCGgaccgcctcctcccctcgccaccaaggccggccggaaGAAACTGCAAAACGTGACAGCCGCAAACCAACAgaagaacacaaaccctaaaaaggaagacagtggtgccatctccttcctctccctcgccaccacggccggccgaggaGAAGGCAACAGCATCAGCACTCCTCCGATTCAGAACAGACTCCGCAAACTCCACGGCAGGGTCGAAATTCGACCGTGTCTGGGGAATCCACCCTCCCCCGATCCGCAGATCTGGGAGGAAACCAggccagcagctcgccggcgccgccacaagtggccttgccgagatggggatCGAGCTCCAGCACCCTTATTCCGACGCGacatcgcctccaccatctcgacgCCGTCCCAGTACACCACGCGAAGACTAGGCCGGGCGCTTCCCGGCGCAGCAGAGGAagaccccccgccgccgccacgcccccggggctttgcccggcggtgccaccggcggcggcggcgggaggagggggtGCGGTGGAGGCTAGGGTTGGGGGTCGTGCGGGAGGCTACCTCTTTAATGCATTAACCGCCAATGAGATACTTGGGGGCTCCTGTGAGTGGAAGCGGGTTAAGAATAAAGGATTTAAAGTTTATAGAGTAAATGCAGCATTTTGATTGTTGGCTGGAAGGTTTTAATCGATTCCTCCTTCAAGACTATTTCAATCTATTTTATGTCTATGTTTCTGTTTGAGAAAACTTTTGTGGAAACTCAGCTTAAAATTTAGAGGATATTCTTTTGGGAAGAGGGGAGTTGTCCTAGAAAATATCATTTGATAAAGTGGTAACATACTTGTAAGAAATAAAAGGAAGGGGGTTTCGGAATAAAgacatagaaaaaaaaagaacgtTAGTTCCTAATGTAAATGGTGGTGGAAAGTTGAAACTAGTAATGGCCAACACATAAAGGCCGATGAGAAGAAGTTCATTTTCTCTATTCAAGTAAAGAAGGCGCACCCACACACAAAGGCTGATGAGAAGAagtcaacatgcttgtttattttTAGGACATATTAACATTGTAATTTTATATTATGGAACAAAATTTGGAACATGAGGCTTGTATGGGAATCTGTTTCTCCTTCTTCATTTTTTCAGTATGAATTTTCATTTTCAACAGTTGATAGCATTTCATTCTTTTTTAGGACAATATCATTTGATTCTAAAAAAATATTGTCCCTCCGTTTCTAAAAATCTTCTTAATTTTTATAGATATGGATGAATCTATAGTAAAACATGTCTATATAACTCTATATCTAAACAAAAttgagaagtttttttttttttggaacgaaTGGAGTATAACAATAGCAACTGGAGAAGTTGGGCCGATCTTGTTGGCCTCTGTGAGACTACTGAAGGAGCCCAGCAGCCCAATAGCCCGTGCCGCAGTTCTCCTCCACGTTCTCCCTTTGGCGACCAGAAAAGGggaaaaaagagagaaatccTTCCCGTCAATGGCCGCCTCCCCTTCCAAGGCCGCTAGGGTTTAACTCCAGCTTCTCTCGCCGCCCCCCTCCTCGATCAGATACTGAAATACCTGGCAGCCCCATGGGGTTCCTGGAGGAGGCTAGGGAGAACCACGTCAAGAAGAAGGTCGAGGAAGGTGAGTCAGAGATCCATGCTTCAATTTCTTCGCGATTTGGAATATTGAAAAATGCAAAGGTCGTCCTAGTTCTTTAGTAGGTGCGAAATCGGGATGGTATGAACCCCGCTGGTGTGTCCCTTCAAATTGCAGCACAATCTGAACGGAATATTGTgccgggcaatggttaaagagagTGGTAGTGGTAGTGGTAGTTGGCTGGTTGCGGTTTCACCAAACCAGGAAGGCTTTGGATATCAATTTGATGTTCAGGATTGAGTCATTTCATAATTGGTAGTACCATCCTCTTGCCACCCAGCTTTCCTCACAAGCTGAACTGCTGAAGTGGTTTGCATAATGTTGAATTGACACATTAGCTCATGTTATTTAGGCGTTTATGAAATTTGAGAACCCTGGTATGATAGAATCTGTTATAGAGTATATTAATCTTTAGATCTCCTAACCCTAAGGAATCAAGATTGCTtggaagcttttttttttttaatctaaTGGACTTCAAGAACTATCCTTGAAGGCTGTCGCGTCTTTTTTTTAAGGTGAAGCTCATGATAAACCTGACAAATTTCCCGCATTGGAATCTGAGAAGGTTCCAAAACGGTAACTCATTAACATTAACCAGATAGATCACCCCACTTGAAAAAGTACCTTGAATGATGGATCTGAACGGACCTGGACCTGGACCTGTCGATGATTTCTTCCTTTTTCATATCTTGACTGCTAGATTCAAAGCATTCCATTACATTTTGGTTATAGATAGTGGTACATCGTAATGGAAAATTTTGAGCATGCTTTTTAAAGTACGATTTAAAGGTTCTTGTTCTTATTCATGTGAAAGAATTAACGTGTCCTGTTCTGGTTCACTTTTTCAGCTTTGCGCAGCAAAATGAAAGCAAAGGCCCTCAAGGAATGTGATGTACTGTGTTCAAAATATGCCGAGTGTGCTCGCGGGAGAACTTTGTCTGTGGTATGGACATGCCGCAAACAAGCCAAAGAGTTGAATAACTGTCTTCATCAATTGTAAGTGATCATTATATGTCTGTTATAATCTTTTGTATTGGACAAATTGTGCAAGTCGTACCTCAGTTCTTGTTGTAACTTTATTTGGAAGGTAGAGTCTCACTGGTTAAAGTAAAAAAACTTAAAGCTTTTACGAGATTTCAGTAATGCTCTGTACAAAAGGATAGGAACATTGTGTTTCTAGACTAATTGCAGAAACTAATAAGCCGTCATTTCATGTTATAATGTTAAAGATACTTATATATTGTACAAACAAACGGTGAGATGGGAAGTGAAAATGTATTAATATCATTCAAGAGGATGTGAAAAGTCAGGGAGAGTATCATGCAATGGGTCAGTGCCCTGCTAGCATAGGGTTATcgtctttgtttttgtttttttcttcctCCTTTGCCCTGGCTGCCTCCTGGTTGTACATTCCCCTATCCCTCTCTAGTCTTTGGACTCTTGCAACACCATAAGGTAGAGGTCTCCTCTGCCTtcattaatgtgcaaaaaaaataTCAGAGAAATTAGTTCATGCCTGTGTAGTTCCTCATGATTCTACAAAATTAGGTCCTATTAGACACTAGAAACATCCATACCGACGAAAGTATGTCTCCTTCTATATTTAGTCCTTAACATGGCGAAAAGTGCTGGCTGTCGATGTGGGTTTAGAAGCTGTTTTATCAAAATTGTCACATCAGGTTCATTTAGAATTTAATATAGCCAACTTCACTCTAGGTTTTTATTCGTAATCCAAAGTACTAACCAAATAGCAATCTTAAGAACGGTGCCTAAACAGATTGTAAAACCATTGAACAAGATTAAAGAGTATGGGCTATTTGTCACCAAAGGGTGATTTGGCATTTGAGAAATCTGATGCTGAAACATGTTTGATGATCAATGCTATAAATGCTGAGCATATTGTCTCTTTTTTCTCTGTTGTGGAAGTTGCATGTTACATTGTTTGAGCAGACTAACATTGGCATGCCAGATAAGAGATTCATGTTATTCACCATGCGCTTTTGTATGTATGCAGCACAAATGATGCAATActggaagacatgaagaaggctTACATGGCCGAGGAAGAGAGCAAGGAAAAGAAACAATAATCTTTATGCGATTGACAATTTGAAAGTCAAGGTTCTCCATGCCTGTACGTACTGCTGCTTTTGTAATTCGGCAGTTGCTTACTGGTTGTATTTGTTGATTGATGCTGATATCTGGGGGAGCTTCTGTAAACGTTTGGATTTGTCCAGATGTATAACCTGGTAGTATAATCTCAAGGCTTCCATGTAGTATTATGTTGCCTCGGGCAACTGGTTTAGCTGGCCAATGTTCACTCTGAACTTCTCAAGTCAATCAATAATGGAATCATTTACACAACCATCTTTTCAAGCGTTGGGCACTTTGGCTGAAAAACATTTGTTTAAGAATACAGGACAAACCTAATGTGTTTCTGTTGAATATGCACCGCGAAACTGTACCTTGTGGATGCTTTCTGTTGTAATTTCCCACCACATAGGTTTCATATATACGAAGCAGATAATGTGTTCATATTTCCTGACAGTACAACTGTATAGGAGGCTCTAAAAACTTTTTAAGAGAGAAGTGGCAATCAACTGCATAGGATTCATGGCGAAGAGGTACTCTCGTGGTAAATTGTATTTATGTCATTCACCTTATCTATCAAAATGGTACAAACTTGCAGAGCATGCAAAGTCATGCTGTTTCTGGTTTCCTGTTCAATGAATCATGACATGTGGATTCTATGTATTTACCCTTTCCTTTTCAAAGATAATCTTGGCCTGTTTCAGCCTCTAGCAAAAAACGAGACTCATTTTTCGAGACGAAAAACCCTGAGTGAGTACGGACAATCCTCATTTTGAGCCAGTACGCCGAGCTCACTCGCCATCGCCGTAGCGGAAAAGCGTTTTCAGCTCGTGGGTGGCGTTGGCTAACCAGCCACAGTACAGGCAGGCGGCTGCAACGACAGCGGCGGCCGAGagcacggcgacagcaccgaaaCGTGAGACGTCCTTAGCGGCGACCGCCACCGCCATCATCCCAAGTTCTGCGAGGCTGGCAACGGCGATCTCTGTGGCGCCGATCAGCTTCGCCTTTCCTATGGGGTTCCCGGTCTGTACCACCTGAAGACCGATCACGCTGTACGCCATGTGCCCCAGCCGCGACGCCACCTGAATCATGTGAACCTCATCAGCCAAAACACCAAAGGTTCAATCAAAGGAGACGCCTGCATTTCTCGCCACAGAGCTCTCTCGCCGGACTTACTATCAGACCGAGGAAGATGAAGAGGGTGCCTTGCCGAGAGATGGAGCCGCTCAGGTAGACCAGGACTGCCATTCCGAGGAGCGCGCTCTGGGCGAGCAGCCCAGCCGCTCCGGCCTTGAGGATGCCAAGCTCCTTGACGAGGCTCGGTGTCATGAACGTCGCGAGGATCCCCATCAGTGCCGATGAGCCGCCGAATGCGCCAAGGACCAGCGGGCTCACCCCTGTCAACAATGCACGAACAGGCATGCATCAGCAGTGCGAGCTCAGTGTTTTCTGGAAACCCAACCTGGCCAGAGTGATTCAGATGCATGCACCGTTATGGATCAAGAACGTGGTCATCAGAGCACCGGGGGCGAGAGCAACGTTGAAGCAGACGAGCACGTAGGCGAGGCTCGCTGGGAGGACCGGCTGGCTGATGTACTCTGTCCAGCCGTTTCTGATGGTGACCCAAGCATCTACCACTGTCAGACATGAAAGGGATGCTAGAATCACGATGAACTCCATGTACAGTTCTAGGCTGCTAACTGAATGTATCTATTTCACCTATCATCCGGATGTCCAAACTAGCAGCAGCGTTTGGGGGTCTTCTGTGCTCATGGTGATCGAAGATGCCATCGGCAAATCTATTCATTGCTCCTACAAGAAAAATCTTCAAAGACAAATAGGAATTTCTCAGAAACTTACCCGCGAACAATTGACTGTACATCTGTACATTACTTGAGAAGAGGAGAAAATCGTGCTACCATCATACATGAACAGGCAAAGCAGAGAGCGATATGAGGCAAGAGAGCTTGATGCAGGTCAGCGGGTCGTTTCTGGAAAGCAGGAATGCAAAGATTGATGCTCCTGCTGTCTGCACATGGAAAACATATACTGATCCTTCTTTCAAAAGAAAATCATATACTAGTACTGATTACGCAATGTAGAATGCAGAGATGGAGCGGCTGGAGATGCCAAACCTCGCAGATCAGATCGACTCTGCTGAGCGTAGCATTCGCCTGCGCTAGCGCGACCGGCCTGCCTAGCCCTGCGAGCTTCGATCATGCATCGAAGCGGTTTTCACATGAGAAAGGTTCCGCAAGTTCATGAAATTCTGAGGCATGAGCTAAGTTTTCGTCGATTCATGAAGGCTCACCTGCACGACGAAATCACGCTCTGCGATGATGCCAAGCGACACGCAGGAGAGCCTGTCGACGGCTGTGGACGCCACCAGCACAGCAAACCATGGCCGCATGAGCAGCTCCAGTGCGGTGGACGCTCTCGGGAGGGTGAAAGCGTGCATGATCATCGCCGCTGACACCAAATGCGCCACTGTCTGACATGCCAGGACTCAAGAATAATCAAGTCAGAAACAAGCAGAGAAGTTTGGAAAGAAAGAAACATGTGTACTGAAGAAGCTCAGAAGCTACGTAGAGAATCACCTGAATTACAGTCAGAGAGCGGTAAGCGGGAATCTGAGGGAGAGAGCTCACGAGGTCCCCGACCAACGGACCTGCAATGAAGACGACGAGCTGTGCATCGATTTCCAGCACTCCAGTTAGGAACTAATGTGAGTAGGGTGTAGGGAAGCGTGATCAGAGCACTCACCTTTGTGAAGAATCCGAGAACGGCAACAGGGAGGAGGCTCTGATGGAGCGTGGCGATGGCGGCAGGCCAGGTAAAGTTCCATAGGTGCTCGGTCGCGTTTCCGGCAAGACAGGCCGCGTACAGAGCTGCCGCAGGTCAGGATTTACAGACACATACATAAGGTGTTCGACAGTCGCTGCTTGATTGTCCTAATGGACATCAAATGTTAAGTACTCCTACCATTCAGGGCGGATGGGTAAGCTGAGGTTGATTCTAAGTGCTCCTCTCTGATGTTTCCTTTCTGCAGAGACTGAATTTTCATATCACGGTTACAGTCTGAAAATTGTGAGCTCTGTGGAGAACAAGCAGCCAAGAAGAAAGGGAAAGGTTTCTGATGGAAAACAGAGTGGTGGTGAATTGGTGATCACCGGCAGTGTGGTCAGGAGAGGGGATGGCGCCTCTTCGTCCTTGAGTAAGCTCAGCTCGGCCCGGAGGATATCCGAGGACAGATTGACGAACGGAAGGCTGCCATCTTCGTATCCTCCGGCAGCAGCACCCTCGCCGCCAGAACCGGCCAGGCTAGTTCCGGAGCTCGCGCCGGTGTGGCAGCTTCCGGCGAAGCGGTTGCTTGACCTCAAACTGCGCAACGCAGAATAGTTGACGAATTGCAAGAATCATGTGTGCAGTTGTCTCGATCGGCTTCTGAAAATAATATCCAATCCAAGAAACGGGGAGGAGCAATCAGAAGCAGGGCGTACCTCCGTGGCGGGGCGCCGGGGTTCCGAGCGAAGGCTACTGGTATCGCGTTACGGTGGAGGAAGCGGAGCGACGTGGAGAAGGGTGGCAGCGAGAGAATCTTGGACATGGAGATGGAGGCAGGCATGGCCGGCCAgcagcctcgtcgtcgtcgtcttcctccacggcAGGCGCCGGCGCGCGCCCCGCGCGGGAGTTGAAACGGATAAGGTGGCTGTTTGGGCCTTGGGGATATTGCTGTGAGTGTAAAGCTTTTGGGCAGCGTATTGGACTAGTGGGCCGGGCCTCACGATAGCATTTGTCCTGGCTGAACTTCTTTTTTTCGGACGAAAAAGAAGAACACTGTCTTCTTCTTGGCTGGTAGCAATGGACGGCGATATTATTTGACTACATCGCGTCGTTGGGTAGTGCAAGTGGCACTGACATCCCCTGGGTCTGAGTGATTCTTGATTTGACGCTCTGGCTGGACGGATACGGAGTTGTTTTCAGATGGGACGTGAAATATAAATCCCCGGATTGATTTGCTCGAAAGAGGGCTTTAGCTCGACAAGGGTGTGTGTGCAGTGAGCAAACCTTTCGGATCCCTTCTTTTTTTGTTTCAGTGTAGaaattgcatgctctagccagTTTAAACAAAGACAAGTAGACAACTAAGACCGATCTGTGAAATAATATGTTCACAATAACAAATTTGGGTTTTCTTAAGTTTGTGCTCGGTTAAATTCTACACCGTTCGATTGCATCACGATTCGTGCATGAGTTGCAACtagattttttcagttgcaactgagtttttccCGGTTTCGGATAGAGATACAACTAAGAAAGATGCTCCAAACCATTAGAAGTGCTTCAGAATTCATAGTAGTCATGACTAAGAACGAAATAGTTATTAGTCGACTGAAAACTAGTCACGTACTAACAAAATTTCCTATGTCGTCTAATTTGTTTAGGGTGTAGCTATTTCTCAGTCGATTAAGAACTAACTTTATTTTTAgttagatgatgtcatcaaatttcagttgcaactcatgttgCAACTCTTAATTAGAACGAATCACGATGTAAATTAAATGGTGTAAAACTTAACTAAGCACGGAATTAGTTCACatctagctgagaactagcaaatctcATTTTTTTATGTCTCGGTCACTCAAAAAGAATGTAACCCTACTACTCTACTAGTGCTTCCTTGCCTCTGCTACTTAGCCTAgcttaaaaaaaaatcatgtggtGGGCGCATTGACGCTGCCACGAGTGACGTTAGCTGTTGGATAACGAAATTGTCTTTTGATGAGACGTGAATATAATTCCTCGGATTGATTTGCTCGAAAGGGGGCTTTAGCTGGACAAGGGGGCTCCCGAATCAACTTTTTTGCTCTTCATTGTTGCTGCAAGAAACACTTGTGTGATCTACATGAGAGACTCGTTTATGTTGAACCCAGTGGCTAATCTTATGTTGTGGCCAAAAGACTGAAATACATACAGCAGGGCTAGCTACTGCGCAGGCCTGACAGCCAATTTCCTAATCGAAACTGCgctcactagtagaaacaaggactttcgtttttttttttttttttttttgctccaaagagcttttgcaccggatttggcacgaactggtgctaaaggggtcattagcaccggttcgtgcggtctggacgTCCAGGGGGCCATCCGCGGCAttagcacgaaccggtgctaaagggttggcgtcagccgcGAACCCTTTTACCCTTGGATCGCCGTTTTTCTGCTcctcacgcacctccaccccccctggatcgccttttttagcactgtaaaatagaaaagaaaatgatagaaaattcaaaaaataaaatatttgaagattcctgtatgttatgcaaccta contains:
- the LOC124697767 gene encoding uncharacterized protein DDB_G0275933-like, which translates into the protein MGFLEEARENHVKKKVEEALRSKMKAKALKECDVLCSKYAECARGRTLSVVWTCRKQAKELNNCLHQFTNDAILEDMKKAYMAEEESKEKKQ
- the LOC124695225 gene encoding solute carrier family 40 member 3, chloroplastic-like; translated protein: MPASISMSKILSLPPFSTSLRFLHRNAIPVAFARNPGAPPRSLRSSNRFAGSCHTGASSGTSLAGSGGEGAAAGGYEDGSLPFVNLSSDILRAELSLLKDEEAPSPLLTTLPSLQKGNIREEHLESTSAYPSALNALYAACLAGNATEHLWNFTWPAAIATLHQSLLPVAVLGFFTKFLTGVLEIDAQLVVFIAGPLVGDLVSSLPQIPAYRSLTVIQTVAHLVSAAMIMHAFTLPRASTALELLMRPWFAVLVASTAVDRLSCVSLGIIAERDFVVQLAGLGRPVALAQANATLSRVDLICETAGASIFAFLLSRNDPLTCIKLSCLISLSALPVHIFLVGAMNRFADGIFDHHEHRRPPNAAASLDIRMIVVDAWVTIRNGWTEYISQPVLPASLAYVLVCFNVALAPGALMTTFLIHNGVSPLVLGAFGGSSALMGILATFMTPSLVKELGILKAGAAGLLAQSALLGMAVLVYLSGSISRQGTLFIFLGLIVASRLGHMAYSVIGLQVVQTGNPIGKAKLIGATEIAVASLAELGMMAVAVAAKDVSRFGAVAVLSAAAVVAAACLYCGWLANATHELKTLFRYGDGE